In Cervus canadensis isolate Bull #8, Minnesota chromosome 6, ASM1932006v1, whole genome shotgun sequence, one DNA window encodes the following:
- the LOC122444117 gene encoding olfactory receptor 4K2 translates to MDVANESTVSGFVLLGLSKSWKLQTFFFVVFSLFYVATMVGNSLIVITVIADSHLHFPMYFLLTNLSIIDMSLASFATPKMITDYLSGHKTISFDGCITQIFFLHLFTGTEIILLMAMSFDRYIAICKPLHYASIISPQMCVALVVVSWVVGVMHSMSQVIFAFTLPFCGPNEVDSFFCDLPVVFQLACVNTYVLGLFMISTSGIIALSCFILLFSSYVIVLVTIRNHASKGTSKILSTCTAHFIVVFMFFGPCIFIYMWPLSSFLIDKILSVFYTIFTPILNPVIYTLRNQEVKTAMRKLKNKLLNSNKATPLHYF, encoded by the coding sequence ATGGATGTGGCGAACGAGTCTAcagtttctggttttgttttgctaGGACTCTCTAAATCCTGGAAACTACAGACATTTTTCTTTGTGGTGTTTTCGCTGTTTTATGTGGCAACAATGGTGGGTAATAGCCTCATAGTCATCACAGTGATAGCTGACTCTCATCTGCACTTCCCCATGTACTTCCTGCTCACCAACCTTTCCATCATTGATATGTCTCTTGCTTCCTTTGCAACCCCTAAGATGATCACAGACTACCTCAGTGGACACAAAACCATCTCCTTTGATGGTTGCATCACCCAGATATTTTTTCTACACCTTTTTACTGGCACTGAGATTATTTTACTAATGGCTATGTCTTTTGATAGGTATATTGCAATATGCAAGCCTCTCCACTATGCTTCAATCATAAGTCCCCAGATGTGTGTTGCCCTTGTGGTGGTCTCCTGGGTTGTAGGAGTCATGCATTCCATGAGCCAGGTCATATTCGCTTTCACATTGCCATTCTGTGGTCCCAATGAGGTAGATAGCTTTTTCTGTGACCTTCCTGTGGTGTTCCAACTAGCATGTGTAAATACTTATGTCCTGGGCCTCTTTATGATCTCAACCAGTGGCATCATTGCCTTGTCCTGCTTTATTCTTCTATTCAGTTCTTATGTTATTGTCTTGGTAACTATCAGAAATCATGCTTCAAAAGGAACATCTAAGATTCTTTCTACCTGCACAGCTCATTTCATTGTTGTCTTCATGTTCTTTGGCCCCTGCATCTTCATCTATATGTGGCCACTAAGCAGTTTTCTGATAGACAAGATTCTATCTGTGTTTTATACCATCTTCACTCCCATTCTGAACCCAGTCATCTATACTTTGAGAAATCAGGAAGTGAAAACAgccatgaggaaactgaagaataAGCTTCTAAATTCTAACAAGGCAACTCCATtgcattatttttag